The Paenibacillus tianjinensis genome has a window encoding:
- the wecB gene encoding non-hydrolyzing UDP-N-acetylglucosamine 2-epimerase produces MKIMTILGTRPEIIRLSVIIPLLDEHAERHVLVHTGQNFTASLSGIFFAELGLRAPDYVLQDKQAGLGGQLAAMFGSLEGILLQEQPDRILLLGDTNSALCAILAERMGIPVVHMEAGNRCYDLKVPEEKNRRVIDAVSTINMPYTQQSKRHLVSEGFPSQRIVLTGNPIHEVITHYQAQINSSDILSRLNLTAGQYFLVTAHRAENVDDPEALLQIMSGLNLVAEHFGIRLICSIHPRTRSKLTEQFPLTMNPLVEFHEPFGFFDFVHLEQYALCAITDSGTVQEECCLMGVPTVTIRRTTERPETVDCGSNVVSGVEQNSILRCTRLMTSLSPEWEAPEGYLTPDVSAKVVKFLLGGNLHV; encoded by the coding sequence ATGAAGATCATGACGATTTTGGGCACACGGCCCGAGATCATCCGCCTCAGCGTAATCATTCCGCTGCTCGACGAGCATGCGGAGCGGCATGTGCTGGTGCATACGGGCCAGAACTTCACGGCCAGTCTCAGCGGGATTTTCTTCGCGGAGCTGGGGCTGCGGGCACCGGATTATGTGCTGCAGGATAAGCAGGCGGGACTGGGCGGGCAGCTGGCCGCCATGTTCGGAAGCCTGGAGGGCATCCTGCTGCAGGAGCAGCCGGACCGCATTCTGCTCCTCGGGGATACGAACAGTGCGCTGTGTGCCATTCTCGCAGAGCGGATGGGCATTCCGGTAGTGCATATGGAGGCGGGCAACCGCTGCTACGATTTAAAAGTGCCGGAAGAGAAAAACCGCCGTGTCATAGATGCCGTTTCCACCATTAATATGCCATATACGCAGCAGAGCAAGCGGCATCTGGTCAGTGAAGGCTTTCCCAGCCAGCGTATCGTGCTCACCGGCAACCCGATCCATGAAGTCATTACGCATTATCAGGCGCAAATAAACAGCAGTGATATTCTATCCCGCCTGAATCTGACGGCAGGCCAGTATTTTCTCGTGACCGCACACCGGGCGGAGAATGTGGATGATCCTGAGGCACTGCTGCAGATCATGTCAGGCCTCAATCTGGTGGCTGAGCATTTTGGAATCCGCCTGATCTGCAGTATCCATCCCCGCACCCGCTCCAAGCTGACGGAGCAATTCCCGCTGACCATGAACCCGCTGGTGGAATTCCATGAGCCTTTCGGATTTTTTGATTTTGTCCATCTGGAACAGTATGCCCTCTGTGCGATTACCGACAGCGGAACTGTCCAGGAGGAATGCTGCCTGATGGGCGTGCCAACCGTAACGATCCGCAGGACGACTGAACGTCCGGAGACGGTGGATTGCGGAAGTAATGTAGTGTCAGGTGTGGAGCAGAACAGCATTCTGCGCTGTACCCGGCTGATGACGTCACTGAGTCCAGAATGGGAGGCACCGGAAGGATATTTGACACCGGATGTCTCGGCTAAAGTAGTTAAATTTTTGCTTGGAGGGAACCTGCATGTTTAA